One window of the Anopheles cruzii chromosome 2, idAnoCruzAS_RS32_06, whole genome shotgun sequence genome contains the following:
- the LOC128267335 gene encoding H/ACA ribonucleoprotein complex subunit 3 isoform X1, whose translation MYLMYDSNEQGERLYTLKKHNSAGTPTQSAHPARFSPEDKFSRHRIIIKKRFGLLLTQKPEPIY comes from the exons ATGTACCTTATGTACGATAGCAATGAGCAGGGCGAACGCCTTTACACACTGAAG AAGCATAACTCTGCCGGTACACCAACACAATCGGCACACCCGGCGCGATTTTCACCGGAGGACAAGTTCTCTCGGCATCGTATTATCATCAAGAAACGATTCGGACTATTGTTAACTCAAAAGCCCGAACCTATTTACTAA
- the LOC128267335 gene encoding H/ACA ribonucleoprotein complex subunit 3 isoform X2 gives MYLMYDSNEQGERLYTLKHNSAGTPTQSAHPARFSPEDKFSRHRIIIKKRFGLLLTQKPEPIY, from the exons ATGTACCTTATGTACGATAGCAATGAGCAGGGCGAACGCCTTTACACACTGAAG CATAACTCTGCCGGTACACCAACACAATCGGCACACCCGGCGCGATTTTCACCGGAGGACAAGTTCTCTCGGCATCGTATTATCATCAAGAAACGATTCGGACTATTGTTAACTCAAAAGCCCGAACCTATTTACTAA
- the LOC128267334 gene encoding transmembrane protein 223 has product MLVGLLTKFSNNCCRTSSVMHSLCWRFVPAKKPGSFRNLSSQIAPRVYDVNTKVPKDIMLFKYENPRFFKMLNIFAVSQFLFWGYLCHFSYTTLRDAPVKKEEAVDLPWYQKINLGENKYRNSIAIMCFCIGYGVLFASWMFTLRSVRYLVLRKGGDLVSVVTYAPFGTNRIMDVPLKYVSAQESREAARVTVPIKIKNRALFYVLDMRGEFMNTKLYDYTVGMARKLK; this is encoded by the exons ATGCTTGTTGGATTATTAACAAAATTCAGCAATAACTGCTGCAGAACATCTTCAGTGATGCACAGTTTGTGTTGGCGGTTTGTTCCTGCCAAAAAGCCGGGATCTTTCCGGAACCTTTCATCACAGATTGCTCCCCGTGTGTACGATGTGAACACTAAAGTGCCAAAGGATATAATGCTGTTTAAGTACGAAAATCCTCGTTTCTTTAAAATGCTTAACATTTTTGCAGTATCCCAGTTTTTGTTCTGGGGTTATTTGTGTCACTTTTCCTACACTACACTCCGGGATGCACCGGTAAAGAAAGAGGAGGCCGTCGATTTACCGTGGTACCAAAAGATTAATCTTGGCGAAAACAAGTACCGCAACAGCATAGCCATAATGTGTTTCTGCATAG GATACGGAGTATTGTTTGCATCGTGGATGTTCACCTTACGGTCTGTGCGCTATTTGGTGCTACGAAAAGGTGGGGATTTGGTCAGCGTTGTAACTTATGCTCCATTTGGTACAAATCGAATTATGGATGTTCCATTAAAATACGTCTCCGCCCAAGAATCCCGAGAAGCGGCCCGTGTGACTGTgccgataaaaataaaaaaccggGCACTCTTTTACGTACTCGATATGCGCGGTGAGTTTATGAACACCAAACTCTACGACTATACCGTGGGAATGGCCCGAAAACTGAAATGA